TCCCCAAAACACAACAGGGCGGAGATTTCCCCGCCCTGCGTCGTTTCCTGAATTTCGTTTATGGATCAAGCGTTCAGCAGCAAATGCTGACGCTCCCACGGCGAGATCTCGCGCTGGTATTCTTCATTCTCGGCCCATTTGATGTCGGAATAGAGCTTGCAGAACTCTTCTCCCAAAACTGCGCGCATGTCTTTGGCCTCGTCAAACAGCTCCAGCGCGGCACGCAGAGAGGCGGGTAGCGGCTCTTCCACTTCCCAGACCTCTTTCACGGCTTCCGTGCGGGGCTCGACCTTGTTGATCATGCCCAGATAGCCACAGGCCAACGAGGCTGCGATCGCGATGTAGGGATTGGCATCCATGCCGATCACCCGGTTTTCCAAACGGCGGGCGGCGGGACTGGAATGGGGGACGCGTAGGCCGGTGGTCCGGTTGTCGCTTGCCCATTCAAGGTTTGCCGGGGCCGATTGCCCGTCGACCGTGATCCGGCGGAACGAATTCACGTATGGCGCCAAAAGCGGGATTACATCCATGATGTACTTCTGCGATCCGCCGATGAACCACCTGAATAGGTCCGACGCCGAGCCATCTTCGTTCGAGAAGATGTTCTTGCTGCCATCAATCTCGACAATGCTTTGATGCACATGCATAGCGCTGCCGGGTTCATCCCGGATCGGCTTGGCCATGAACGTGGCAAAAACACCGTTCTTCAAAGCGGCTTCGCGAATCGTGCGTTTGAACAAGAAGACCTGATCGGCCAGATTTACCGGATCACCGTGGTTCAGGTTGATCTCAATCTGACCAGCGCCGCCTTCTTGAATGACGGTGTCGATCTCAAGCCCCTGCGCCTCGGCAAAGTCATAGATCGTGTCGATGACGGGCCCGTACTCATCCACGGCAGACATCGAATACACCTGACGGCTGGCGCCTTTGCGCCCTGTACGCCCGATGGGCGGCTCGATCGGTTCGTTCGGATCATGGTTGGGCTTGGTCAGGTAAAACTCAAGCTCTGGCGCAATGACGGGCTTCCACCCTTTCGCCGTGTATAGATCGACGATTCGCTTCAGAAGGCCGCGCGGCGCGATCGCCAGGGCTGAACCGTCACGGTTATACATGTCACAAATGACCTGCAGGGTTACATCCTCGGACCAAGGCACAGCACAGGCCGTGGACATGTCGGCACGCAGCACGACATCCCGTTCGACCCATTGGTTTTCGATATCCATATCGACATATTCGCCAGAAATCGTCTGATAGAAGAGCGATATGGGCAGGGCCAGATCT
The Aliiroseovarius pelagivivens DNA segment above includes these coding regions:
- a CDS encoding glutamine synthetase family protein codes for the protein MSPKRPLDWAKNLSADFVAYANGGRIEEVECIIPDIVGTSRGKAMPAAKFDPATDLALPISLFYQTISGEYVDMDIENQWVERDVVLRADMSTACAVPWSEDVTLQVICDMYNRDGSALAIAPRGLLKRIVDLYTAKGWKPVIAPELEFYLTKPNHDPNEPIEPPIGRTGRKGASRQVYSMSAVDEYGPVIDTIYDFAEAQGLEIDTVIQEGGAGQIEINLNHGDPVNLADQVFLFKRTIREAALKNGVFATFMAKPIRDEPGSAMHVHQSIVEIDGSKNIFSNEDGSASDLFRWFIGGSQKYIMDVIPLLAPYVNSFRRITVDGQSAPANLEWASDNRTTGLRVPHSSPAARRLENRVIGMDANPYIAIAASLACGYLGMINKVEPRTEAVKEVWEVEEPLPASLRAALELFDEAKDMRAVLGEEFCKLYSDIKWAENEEYQREISPWERQHLLLNA